In a genomic window of Pedobacter sp. KBS0701:
- a CDS encoding DNA recombination protein RmuC: METIGIALLIVILIVLVILLLKKPQAALSIVSVEDFERMKGENETLKISLAKADERVSNLSVEKEHITVLLKQEQQRLIDELQAERDRLADANRELESTRSFYLAEKEKLAEQKLSYEQSQQKLNKDFELIANKILEEKSTKFIEQNRTNLDIILNPLKENIKAFEDKVEKVYKAESDERNILKGVISELQIQSKLIQEDANNLTKALKGDSKKQGNWGEIILEKVLERSGLVRDQEYRIQASHTSAEGSRYQPDVVIDLPDDKHLVVDAKVSLVAYERSVSADTDEEREGYIKQHLTSIKNHIQELSSKNYQDLYKINSPDFVLLFIPIESSFSIAVQKDAELFNFAWDRRVVIVSPSTLLATLRTIASMWKQERQNRNVMEIARLSGSMYDKFVGFVADMENIGKYIKNGQDAYDKAINKLSVGAGNLTNTSEKIKKLGAKATKQIDTKYLDLNETHDL, from the coding sequence ATGGAGACTATCGGCATCGCTTTACTAATTGTTATTTTAATTGTTCTGGTCATTTTATTGTTAAAGAAACCTCAAGCTGCGTTATCTATTGTATCAGTAGAAGATTTTGAGCGGATGAAAGGCGAAAATGAAACTTTAAAAATCAGTTTAGCAAAAGCCGATGAACGTGTTTCTAACTTATCGGTAGAAAAAGAACATATTACAGTACTTCTTAAACAGGAGCAGCAACGTTTGATTGATGAACTACAGGCCGAACGCGACCGCCTGGCAGATGCCAACCGTGAGCTCGAAAGCACAAGATCATTCTACCTGGCTGAAAAAGAAAAATTGGCCGAACAAAAATTAAGTTATGAGCAGTCGCAACAAAAGCTGAATAAAGATTTCGAATTGATTGCTAATAAAATCCTGGAAGAAAAATCCACCAAATTTATTGAGCAAAACCGTACCAACCTGGATATCATCCTCAATCCTCTGAAAGAAAATATCAAAGCTTTTGAAGATAAGGTAGAAAAGGTTTACAAAGCCGAATCGGACGAAAGAAATATATTGAAAGGTGTAATTTCAGAACTTCAGATTCAAAGCAAACTCATCCAGGAAGATGCCAATAATTTAACCAAAGCCTTAAAAGGCGACAGTAAAAAGCAAGGAAACTGGGGAGAGATCATTCTGGAAAAGGTACTGGAGCGCTCTGGTTTAGTTAGGGATCAGGAATACCGCATTCAAGCCTCACATACTTCAGCAGAAGGTAGCCGATACCAGCCCGATGTGGTGATCGACCTCCCGGATGATAAACACCTTGTTGTTGATGCTAAGGTAAGTTTGGTCGCTTATGAACGATCTGTATCAGCAGATACAGACGAAGAGCGTGAAGGCTATATAAAACAGCACCTGACCTCCATTAAGAATCACATTCAGGAACTATCATCAAAAAACTATCAGGATTTATATAAAATCAATTCTCCTGATTTTGTTTTATTATTTATTCCCATTGAATCTTCTTTTAGCATTGCAGTACAAAAAGATGCAGAACTCTTCAATTTTGCCTGGGACAGGAGGGTGGTTATTGTAAGTCCATCAACTTTGCTGGCTACTTTACGCACCATTGCCAGTATGTGGAAACAGGAACGTCAAAACCGCAACGTAATGGAAATTGCCCGTTTAAGCGGCAGCATGTACGATAAATTTGTGGGATTTGTTGCCGATATGGAAAATATCGGTAAATACATTAAAAACGGACAAGATGCTTACGATAAAGCCATTAATAAATTATCGGTAGGTGCCGGAAACTTGACCAATACTTCAGAAAAGATTAAAAAACTCGGTGCAAAGGCTACTAAACAGATTGATACGAAGTACTTAGATTTAAATGAAACGCATGATTTATAG
- the thiL gene encoding thiamine-phosphate kinase, with protein MFENKERTDINELGEFGLIKHLTTNFKIKNDYSVKGVGDDAAVLDAKGKQTLISTDLLLEGIHFDLAYVPLMHLGYKAVQVNLSDIYAMNGKASQITVSLGLSSKFPLEAVEEIYKGIELACNKYNIDLIGGDTSSSKQGLVISITSIGYADADKVVYRNGAQEHDLLCVSGDLGGAYLGLQILEREKLIYLENPQIQPDLEGKDYIIERQLKPEARMDIVALLDEMNIKPTSMIDVSDGLASEILHLAEQSDKGITIYEEKIPLDPMTYETARELGLDPTVCALSGGEDYELLFTISQEDYKKLKHDVDITVIGHVTDKNSGCKMVSKSEKVHELKAQGWNAFKK; from the coding sequence ATGTTTGAAAATAAAGAGCGTACAGATATTAATGAATTAGGCGAATTTGGGTTAATTAAACACCTGACTACTAATTTTAAAATTAAAAACGATTATTCGGTAAAAGGTGTGGGCGATGATGCAGCCGTTTTGGATGCAAAAGGAAAACAGACTTTGATTTCGACCGACTTATTATTGGAAGGAATCCACTTCGATTTGGCTTATGTGCCTTTAATGCATCTGGGTTATAAAGCGGTTCAAGTGAACCTGAGTGATATTTATGCCATGAACGGAAAAGCAAGTCAGATTACGGTTTCGCTGGGTTTATCAAGTAAATTTCCGCTTGAAGCTGTAGAAGAAATTTATAAGGGCATTGAGCTGGCCTGCAATAAATATAACATTGATTTAATCGGTGGCGATACTTCCTCAAGTAAACAAGGCTTAGTGATCAGTATTACCAGTATTGGTTATGCTGATGCTGATAAAGTGGTCTACAGAAATGGTGCTCAGGAACATGATTTATTGTGTGTTTCTGGTGATTTGGGTGGTGCTTATCTAGGGCTGCAAATTCTGGAAAGAGAGAAATTAATCTATCTGGAAAATCCACAGATCCAACCAGATTTAGAAGGTAAAGATTATATCATCGAAAGACAATTGAAACCTGAAGCCAGGATGGATATTGTTGCACTTCTAGATGAAATGAATATAAAACCAACTTCTATGATCGATGTTTCAGATGGTTTAGCTTCCGAAATTTTGCACCTGGCAGAACAATCTGATAAAGGGATCACGATTTATGAAGAGAAAATTCCTTTAGATCCAATGACTTATGAAACTGCCCGCGAATTAGGTCTAGATCCTACGGTTTGTGCTTTAAGTGGTGGCGAAGATTATGAATTGTTGTTTACCATTAGTCAGGAAGATTATAAAAAGCTGAAACATGATGTAGATATCACTGTAATTGGTCACGTTACCGATAAAAATTCGGGTTGCAAAATGGTTTCTAAATCAGAAAAAGTACACGAGCTGAAAGCCCAGGGCTGGAATGCTTTTAAGAAATAA
- a CDS encoding dicarboxylate/amino acid:cation symporter yields the protein MEKNNILKNYSGLLWLLAGITVGSIVGLIFEKSVESIKPLGDIFLNLLFTAVIPLVFFAVSSAIANIDRTKKLGRLLTVMVLVFLATVLISAILTLAATWIFPIHQQLGNATIPTEPEKIQSFGEQMTQLLTVGEFFEIGSRKNMLALIIFSVLVGFSTLYAEKEGEGFKKFLVSGNEVMKKLIILIMKLGPIGLGAYFAYQVGVFGPQLFGTYAKALGLYYGIGAFYFIVFFTLYAFVAGGFKAIKVFWKNNIVPSLTSIGTCSSIATIPANLEGTTKMGVPAYITNVTIPLGSTLHKDGSSISSIIKIAVVFAIFGKDLVHVDTIILALGITVLVSIVEGGIPNGGYIGELLMISAYQLPPEALPPAMIIGTLVDPMATLLNATGDNVAAMLIARFTEGKNWMESKYLSS from the coding sequence ATGGAAAAAAACAACATCCTTAAAAATTATTCAGGCTTATTATGGCTTTTGGCAGGTATTACTGTTGGAAGCATAGTGGGTTTAATTTTTGAAAAAAGTGTTGAAAGTATTAAACCCCTGGGTGATATATTTTTGAACTTGTTGTTTACCGCGGTTATTCCATTAGTATTTTTTGCAGTTTCATCAGCCATTGCAAATATAGACCGGACTAAAAAACTGGGGAGATTATTAACGGTAATGGTTTTGGTTTTCCTTGCAACGGTATTGATTTCTGCAATTTTAACATTGGCAGCTACTTGGATTTTTCCGATCCATCAGCAATTGGGAAATGCAACAATACCGACAGAACCTGAAAAAATTCAATCATTTGGCGAACAGATGACGCAACTTTTAACGGTTGGTGAGTTTTTTGAAATTGGAAGTAGGAAAAATATGCTTGCGCTGATTATTTTTTCAGTTTTGGTGGGATTTTCTACTTTATATGCGGAAAAAGAAGGTGAAGGCTTTAAAAAATTCCTTGTTTCTGGTAATGAAGTGATGAAAAAACTTATCATTTTGATCATGAAACTTGGTCCGATAGGTTTAGGTGCTTACTTTGCCTATCAGGTTGGTGTTTTTGGTCCACAGCTTTTCGGTACTTATGCAAAAGCTTTAGGTTTGTATTATGGTATTGGGGCATTTTATTTTATCGTTTTTTTCACTTTATACGCTTTCGTTGCAGGTGGATTTAAAGCCATAAAAGTGTTTTGGAAAAATAATATAGTACCATCTTTAACCTCTATCGGAACCTGTAGCAGCATTGCTACTATTCCGGCAAATTTAGAGGGGACTACAAAAATGGGGGTTCCAGCTTACATCACCAATGTGACGATTCCCTTGGGATCAACTTTGCATAAGGATGGGTCGAGCATTAGTTCCATTATAAAAATTGCCGTTGTTTTTGCCATTTTTGGTAAAGATTTGGTACATGTGGATACCATTATTTTAGCCTTGGGTATTACGGTTTTGGTGAGTATAGTAGAAGGTGGAATACCGAATGGAGGATATATTGGGGAGTTATTAATGATTTCGGCTTATCAATTGCCACCAGAAGCTTTGCCACCTGCCATGATTATCGGAACGTTGGTTGATCCCATGGCAACTTTGTTAAATGCCACCGGTGATAATGTTGCGGCCATGTTGATTGCCAGATTTACTGAAGGTAAAAACTGGATGGAAAGTAAGTATTTGTCATCATGA
- the nadA gene encoding quinolinate synthase NadA produces MFDQRQNSKKENFKMNIDVLEEINKKGFAEEEIDPTLDLFAEIEKLKKEKNAIILAHYYQEPDIQDIADYIGDSLGLSQEAAKTDADVIVFAGVHFMAETAKILSPNKTVLLPDVKAGCSLADSCPPHLFRKFKEKYPDHLVITYVNCTAELKALSDIVCTSTNAVQIVESLPKDQKIIFGPDRNLGAYVAKKTGRDLVLWNGACMVHEIFSQEKITKLKERHPNAKFIAHPECEEVVLKMADYIGSTTGLLKYTITNPATEFIVATESGIIHQMEKANPTKTFIPAPPNNSCACNDCPYMKRNTLEKLYLCIKNGLPEVTVPEHIIEQARKPIQRMLDISAELGL; encoded by the coding sequence ATCTTTGACCAACGTCAAAATTCAAAAAAGGAAAATTTTAAAATGAACATAGATGTCTTAGAAGAAATCAACAAAAAAGGTTTCGCAGAAGAAGAAATTGATCCTACGCTCGATCTTTTCGCAGAGATTGAGAAATTAAAAAAGGAAAAGAATGCCATTATCCTTGCACATTATTACCAAGAACCTGACATACAGGATATTGCAGATTATATTGGAGATAGTTTAGGCTTATCACAGGAAGCTGCAAAAACAGATGCTGATGTAATCGTATTTGCCGGCGTACATTTTATGGCTGAAACGGCAAAGATTTTATCGCCCAATAAAACCGTTTTATTGCCTGATGTAAAAGCAGGATGTTCATTAGCAGATAGTTGTCCGCCGCATTTATTTAGAAAGTTTAAGGAAAAATATCCGGATCACCTGGTAATCACCTACGTAAACTGCACGGCTGAATTAAAAGCTTTAAGTGATATTGTTTGTACAAGTACCAATGCGGTGCAGATTGTAGAGAGTTTACCAAAAGATCAAAAAATAATTTTTGGTCCGGATCGTAACTTAGGTGCTTACGTGGCGAAAAAAACAGGTAGGGATTTGGTGTTATGGAATGGTGCATGCATGGTACACGAAATTTTTTCTCAGGAGAAAATTACAAAACTGAAGGAACGCCACCCTAATGCCAAATTTATTGCACACCCGGAATGTGAAGAAGTGGTTTTAAAAATGGCTGATTACATTGGCTCTACCACCGGTTTGCTAAAGTACACCATCACTAACCCGGCTACAGAATTTATTGTGGCTACCGAAAGTGGAATTATCCACCAGATGGAAAAGGCAAATCCGACAAAAACGTTTATTCCGGCACCGCCAAATAACAGCTGTGCCTGTAACGATTGTCCGTATATGAAAAGAAATACTTTAGAAAAACTATATTTATGTATTAAAAATGGTCTGCCTGAAGTAACTGTTCCTGAGCATATTATTGAACAGGCGCGTAAACCGATCCAAAGGATGTTGGATATTTCGGCTGAATTGGGCTTGTAA
- the nadB gene encoding L-aspartate oxidase produces the protein MRKVDFLVIGSGIAGLSFALKAAKFGKVLIVTKSNEDESNTKYAQGGVAVVVDKGDSFEKHIEDTLIAGDGLCDEKIVEIVVKEGPQRIQEIIDYGINFDKDNSGFYDLAKEGGHSEHRVLHYKDITGYEIERVLLNEIHENNNIEILTHYFALELITQHHLGEFVDKRTEDINCYGVYAFNTELNDVEKIVANVTVMASGGAGHVYSATTNPVIATGDGMAMVYRAKGKVRNMEFIQFHPTALYHPGEYPSFLISEAVRGFGGVLRRKNGEEFMQEYDERKSLAPRDIVARAVDNEMKKSGDDFVYLDITMRSKSDILKHFPNIYAKCLSIGIDMTKDYIPVTPASHYMCGGILVDEYGRSSIKNLYACGECSSTGLHGANRLASNSLLEATVFAHRIYQDAIENFKNNVIPDDIPEWDSKGVTQSNEDVLVTHNLRELQKVMGDYVGIVRSDFRLERAHRRLFLIYQETEEFYKKNKVSVKLCELRNVIQTAYLVIKSAMQRKESRGLHYTTDYPEHAKELVDTVF, from the coding sequence ATGAGGAAAGTAGATTTTCTGGTAATCGGTTCAGGTATAGCGGGTTTGAGTTTTGCACTTAAAGCTGCAAAGTTTGGTAAGGTTTTAATTGTGACAAAGTCGAACGAAGACGAATCGAATACAAAATACGCTCAGGGTGGCGTTGCAGTTGTGGTGGATAAAGGTGATTCTTTTGAAAAACATATCGAAGATACATTAATTGCGGGAGATGGATTATGCGACGAAAAAATTGTGGAAATCGTTGTAAAAGAGGGACCTCAGCGCATCCAGGAGATCATTGACTATGGTATAAATTTCGATAAAGACAACTCCGGTTTCTATGATTTAGCAAAGGAAGGGGGACACTCCGAACACCGCGTTTTGCACTATAAAGATATCACCGGATATGAGATTGAAAGGGTATTGCTAAATGAAATTCATGAGAATAACAACATAGAGATATTAACACATTACTTTGCGCTGGAGTTAATTACCCAGCATCACCTGGGTGAATTTGTGGATAAACGTACCGAAGATATTAACTGTTATGGGGTATATGCCTTTAACACAGAGCTTAACGATGTGGAAAAGATTGTGGCAAATGTGACTGTGATGGCTTCAGGTGGTGCCGGTCACGTGTACTCGGCCACAACAAATCCGGTTATTGCAACAGGTGATGGTATGGCGATGGTTTACCGTGCTAAAGGAAAAGTAAGGAATATGGAGTTTATACAGTTCCATCCAACGGCTTTATATCATCCCGGAGAGTATCCATCGTTTTTAATTTCTGAAGCTGTGAGGGGTTTTGGTGGAGTTTTAAGGCGTAAGAATGGTGAAGAATTTATGCAGGAGTATGATGAGCGTAAATCGTTGGCACCACGTGATATTGTAGCTCGTGCAGTAGATAATGAAATGAAAAAATCAGGGGATGACTTTGTGTATCTGGACATTACCATGCGTAGTAAATCAGATATATTAAAGCATTTTCCTAATATATATGCAAAGTGTTTATCCATAGGGATTGATATGACGAAAGATTATATACCGGTTACGCCAGCATCACATTATATGTGTGGTGGTATCCTGGTTGATGAATATGGTCGTTCTTCAATCAAAAATCTATATGCCTGTGGAGAATGTTCTTCAACCGGCTTGCATGGTGCTAACCGTTTGGCTTCCAATTCCTTACTTGAAGCTACGGTTTTTGCACATCGCATTTATCAGGATGCAATTGAAAACTTTAAAAATAATGTGATTCCCGATGATATTCCAGAATGGGACTCTAAAGGTGTTACCCAAAGCAATGAAGATGTATTAGTAACACATAACCTGAGAGAGCTGCAAAAAGTTATGGGCGATTATGTAGGTATAGTACGTTCAGATTTCCGTTTAGAAAGGGCACATCGTCGTTTATTTTTAATTTACCAGGAAACAGAAGAATTTTATAAAAAGAATAAAGTTTCGGTTAAACTTTGCGAACTAAGAAATGTCATTCAAACGGCTTACCTGGTGATTAAATCTGCGATGCAAAGAAAGGAGAGTAGGGGATTACACTATACTACCGATTATCCTGAACATGCTAAAGAACTGGTAGATACTGTTTTTTAG
- a CDS encoding gamma carbonic anhydrase family protein, with translation MPLILPVKNKYPEIGKDNFIAENATIVGDVVIGDKCSVWFNAVIRGDVNAITIGNESNIQDGAVIHATYLKASTHIGNRVSVGHNAIVHGCTVQDNVLIGMGAIVMDHAIIEEYCIIAAGSVVLENTICETGYLYAGTPAKKIKPITEEQRALLNKLPDNYIMYSGWFTT, from the coding sequence ATGCCTCTAATACTACCCGTAAAAAATAAATATCCAGAAATAGGAAAAGATAATTTCATTGCCGAAAACGCCACCATTGTTGGTGATGTAGTGATTGGTGATAAATGTTCAGTATGGTTTAATGCTGTGATTAGAGGCGATGTAAATGCCATTACGATAGGAAATGAATCAAACATCCAGGATGGTGCGGTAATCCACGCTACCTATTTAAAAGCATCAACACACATCGGTAACCGGGTGTCTGTAGGACATAATGCCATTGTACATGGTTGTACTGTACAGGATAATGTTTTAATCGGTATGGGCGCTATAGTAATGGATCATGCCATTATAGAAGAGTATTGCATTATTGCAGCTGGTTCAGTTGTGTTGGAGAATACGATCTGCGAAACAGGTTATTTATATGCCGGTACACCTGCAAAAAAAATAAAGCCCATTACTGAAGAGCAAAGGGCTTTATTAAATAAGTTGCCTGATAATTATATTATGTATTCGGGTTGGTTCACCACTTAG
- a CDS encoding Ig-like domain-containing protein: MPNLKDQYFNLKNLAVLVTALLFFGCASIQTPQGGPKDTKPPKVLSMTPKNQTRNFNAKKIIIEFDEYFNIKDEFKEFSISPDQEKLPVLKKRQKRLEIALQDSLEKNTTYTLNFGKSIADVNEGNVVKNLSYVFSTGPDIDSLSISGKVMNSLSDEPEKDATVFILPLERDTIFGKRRPSIYTTTDSAGTYKLNNLRKGTYKVYAIKESSGGGDKIYQQISDEVGFIKEPVVIDKNLDNINLQIFKELAPEFRVLDRKLNNDGSISIIFNQQLKSPKITVMDPPAVDVGKYVHFTKNNDTAKIWLKDLSFDSVKVAVQDQGKVLQTLNFTRGKKDTYTRDVTIADNLSGGKLNPFQQLTLTFPFPMTSADPSKITLLEDSVKRTNFELVKDSVDQQKYYLKYPWKNKRTYDLKLGAGAFTAIFNAKNKDVSKKFTLESSDAYTTLALNVTVPDTAKNYIVQFLNEKKDVIKSYPVSKNSKILFSKYPAGKYMLRVVYDDNKNGIWDTGSVKGGYQPEKVWYLKALMDLKPNWEREDPLVIPPPTP, from the coding sequence ATGCCAAATTTAAAAGATCAGTATTTTAACCTTAAAAATCTCGCGGTTCTGGTAACCGCCCTCCTATTTTTTGGCTGTGCGAGTATCCAGACACCGCAAGGTGGACCAAAAGATACCAAGCCACCAAAAGTTTTAAGCATGACGCCAAAAAATCAAACGAGGAATTTCAATGCTAAAAAAATCATTATTGAGTTTGATGAATATTTTAATATTAAAGATGAGTTTAAAGAGTTTTCAATTTCTCCTGATCAGGAAAAACTTCCCGTTCTAAAGAAGCGTCAAAAAAGATTGGAAATTGCACTTCAGGATTCTTTGGAAAAAAATACAACCTATACTTTAAACTTTGGCAAATCCATAGCTGATGTAAATGAAGGTAATGTAGTTAAAAATTTATCATACGTTTTTTCAACCGGTCCAGACATCGACTCTTTATCTATCAGTGGTAAGGTCATGAATTCACTGAGCGACGAACCAGAAAAAGATGCCACCGTATTTATTCTTCCCTTAGAAAGAGATACCATTTTTGGAAAGAGACGTCCATCTATATACACCACTACTGATAGCGCCGGAACCTACAAATTAAACAACTTACGAAAAGGTACCTATAAAGTTTACGCGATTAAGGAAAGCAGTGGCGGTGGTGATAAAATTTATCAGCAAATTTCAGACGAAGTGGGTTTTATTAAAGAACCTGTGGTGATCGATAAAAATCTGGATAACATTAACCTTCAAATTTTTAAGGAATTAGCCCCGGAATTTCGCGTTTTAGACCGAAAACTGAATAATGATGGAAGTATATCAATTATCTTCAATCAGCAGCTTAAAAGCCCTAAAATTACAGTTATGGATCCACCGGCAGTTGATGTTGGAAAGTACGTACACTTCACCAAGAATAATGATACTGCCAAAATATGGTTGAAAGACCTGAGTTTTGATTCGGTTAAAGTGGCGGTTCAGGATCAGGGTAAAGTACTGCAGACTTTAAATTTTACTCGTGGTAAAAAAGATACCTATACCCGTGATGTGACCATAGCAGATAACCTGTCTGGAGGTAAGTTAAATCCGTTTCAGCAATTAACCCTGACTTTCCCATTTCCAATGACAAGTGCTGATCCATCAAAGATCACCCTATTGGAGGATTCTGTAAAACGGACCAATTTCGAATTGGTAAAAGACAGTGTAGATCAACAAAAATACTACCTCAAATACCCATGGAAGAATAAAAGAACTTACGACCTAAAATTAGGCGCAGGTGCATTTACAGCTATATTTAATGCAAAAAATAAAGATGTATCTAAGAAATTTACGCTGGAGAGTTCTGATGCCTACACTACTCTGGCTTTAAATGTAACCGTACCAGATACTGCAAAAAATTACATTGTACAATTTCTTAACGAGAAAAAAGACGTTATTAAATCGTACCCAGTAAGCAAAAATTCAAAGATTTTATTTTCAAAATATCCAGCCGGAAAATATATGCTCAGGGTAGTATATGACGATAATAAAAACGGAATATGGGATACAGGAAGTGTTAAAGGCGGTTACCAACCCGAAAAAGTTTGGTACTTAAAAGCTTTAATGGATTTAAAACCCAACTGGGAACGGGAAGATCCATTGGTCATACCACCTCCAACTCCTTAG
- the mnmG gene encoding tRNA uridine-5-carboxymethylaminomethyl(34) synthesis enzyme MnmG, translated as MFSKYDLIVVGAGHAGCEAAAAAANLGSSVLLITMNMGTIAQMSCNPAMGGVAKGQIVREVDALGGYSGIISDKSTIQFRMLNKSKGPAMWSPRAQIDRMRFAEEWRLALENTPNVDIWQDSVVGLLVKDNTAYGVKTSLGIKIESTAVVLTNGTFLNGIIHIGEKKFGGGRTAERSSTGITEQLVELGMESGRMKTGTPPRVDGRSLDYSKMEEQWGDENRSKFSFTDTLVTTDQRCCWITYTNSEVHETLKEGFEKSPMFTGRIKGLGPRYCPSIEDKINRFAERDRHQIFVEPEGWNTCEIYVNGFSTSLPEDVQFKALRLIPGFEQAKMFRPGYAIEYDFFPPTQLSLTLETKLISNLFLAGQINGTTGYEEAACQGFMAGINAHQKIHDKHELIMKRSESYIGVLIDDLVTKGTEEPYRMFTSRAEHRLLLRQDNADIRLSPIGHELGLISDERLEKVNQKIANADSLVKFTRNQGIEMSDANPMLESLGSSTLNQNVKIHSLVGRPHVGLQDLIKVSKPLAEATKNLDNETIEQAEIKIKYESYFEKENEIVAKMLKMEDKEIKPDFDYNKIVSISKEAREKLFKIKPRTLGQASRISGVSPSDISVLMVYINK; from the coding sequence ATGTTTTCAAAATACGATTTGATTGTTGTTGGTGCTGGTCATGCAGGCTGCGAAGCTGCCGCTGCCGCTGCCAACTTAGGATCATCTGTTTTACTGATCACAATGAACATGGGCACTATTGCCCAAATGAGTTGTAACCCTGCAATGGGTGGTGTAGCTAAAGGACAAATTGTTCGTGAGGTTGATGCCTTGGGTGGATATTCTGGAATTATATCAGATAAATCTACGATCCAGTTCAGGATGCTAAATAAATCAAAGGGTCCTGCTATGTGGAGTCCCAGGGCTCAGATAGACAGGATGCGCTTTGCTGAAGAATGGAGGTTAGCCCTAGAAAACACCCCAAATGTAGATATTTGGCAAGATAGTGTAGTAGGATTATTGGTTAAAGACAATACGGCGTATGGCGTAAAAACATCTTTAGGTATAAAGATAGAAAGTACAGCTGTGGTATTAACCAACGGAACCTTCCTTAATGGAATTATTCATATTGGAGAAAAGAAATTCGGTGGAGGCAGAACTGCAGAGCGATCTTCTACAGGAATTACGGAGCAATTAGTAGAGCTCGGAATGGAATCAGGCAGAATGAAAACAGGTACTCCCCCACGTGTTGATGGCAGAAGTTTAGATTATTCTAAGATGGAAGAGCAGTGGGGAGATGAAAATAGAAGTAAATTTTCGTTCACAGACACCCTAGTTACCACCGATCAACGCTGTTGCTGGATTACCTACACAAACAGTGAAGTACACGAAACTTTAAAAGAAGGATTCGAAAAATCTCCAATGTTTACAGGTCGTATTAAAGGTTTAGGTCCTAGATATTGTCCATCTATAGAGGATAAAATTAATCGTTTTGCTGAACGCGATCGCCATCAGATTTTTGTCGAACCTGAAGGCTGGAATACTTGCGAAATTTATGTAAATGGTTTTTCTACTTCGCTTCCTGAGGATGTACAATTTAAGGCATTAAGATTAATACCAGGCTTTGAACAGGCAAAAATGTTCAGGCCAGGATATGCCATTGAATACGATTTCTTCCCACCTACCCAATTATCATTAACCCTGGAAACTAAATTGATCAGCAATTTATTTTTGGCAGGACAAATTAACGGAACTACGGGTTACGAAGAAGCAGCTTGTCAGGGTTTCATGGCCGGTATTAATGCCCACCAAAAAATTCACGATAAACATGAATTGATCATGAAAAGATCAGAAAGTTATATAGGTGTTTTAATTGACGATTTGGTTACTAAAGGAACTGAAGAACCTTACCGCATGTTTACTTCAAGAGCTGAACATCGTTTATTATTAAGACAAGATAATGCAGATATTCGCCTATCTCCTATCGGCCACGAACTCGGCTTAATTTCAGATGAGCGTTTAGAAAAAGTAAATCAGAAAATAGCAAATGCTGATTCTTTGGTAAAATTTACCAGGAACCAGGGCATAGAAATGAGTGATGCAAATCCAATGCTTGAGAGTTTAGGATCGAGCACTTTAAATCAAAATGTAAAAATCCATAGTTTGGTAGGAAGACCTCATGTTGGTTTACAGGATCTGATTAAAGTAAGTAAGCCATTGGCAGAGGCTACCAAAAATTTGGATAACGAAACCATAGAACAGGCTGAAATCAAAATTAAATATGAAAGCTATTTTGAGAAAGAAAATGAAATTGTAGCCAAAATGTTAAAAATGGAAGACAAAGAAATCAAACCAGATTTCGACTATAATAAAATTGTTTCCATTTCAAAAGAGGCACGGGAAAAATTATTTAAGATCAAACCACGTACCTTAGGGCAAGCATCAAGGATTTCAGGTGTATCACCTTCAGATATATCAGTTTTAATGGTTTATATTAATAAGTAA